Sequence from the Desulfobaculum xiamenense genome:
CGGTCGTGGACGTGAAGGTCAATCTGGTGTTCGGCTCCTTCCACGAAGTCGACTCCTCCGAACAGGCCTTCTACATCGCCGGCTCCATGGCCATCAAGGAGGCCTGCAAGCAGGCCGGACAGGTTCTGCTCGAGCCGATCATGTCCGTTGAAGTCGTGACTCCCGAGGACTACCTCGGCGACGTCATGGGCGACCTCAACTCCCGTCGTGGCAAGGTTTCCAGCATGGAAGCCCGTGCCAACGCCCAGGTTGTCCGCGCCATGGTGCCCCTGAGCGAGATGTTCGGTTATGCGACCGACCTCCGTTCCAGGACCCAGGGCCGCGCTACCTTCACCATGCAGTTCGACCACTACGAGAAGGTTCCCGCTGGTCTGACTGAAGAAATCATGAAGAAGAACTAGGGGGTAGTCAGTCATGGCTAAAGAAAAATTCGAGCGCAAAAAGCCTCATGTTAATATTGGCACCATCGGTCACATCGACCATGGTAAGACCACGCTGACCGCTGCCATCACCAAGAGCGCCGCTCTGATCGGCGGTGGCAAGTTCATCGCGTACGACGAGATCGACAAGGCACCCGAAGAGAAGGA
This genomic interval carries:
- a CDS encoding GTP-binding protein, giving the protein MAKEKFERKKPHVNIGTIGHIDHGKTTLTAAITKSAALIGGGKFIAYDEIDKAPEEK